One segment of Dysgonomonadaceae bacterium PH5-43 DNA contains the following:
- a CDS encoding hypothetical protein (product_source=Hypo-rule applied; superfamily=47986) → MKQVFSNRETNYIKPRNGSFQSMKWIMSMYETKRLSAFFELRTKSE, encoded by the coding sequence ATGAAACAAGTGTTTTCAAACCGTGAAACGAATTATATCAAACCGAGAAACGGATCGTTTCAAAGTATGAAATGGATTATGTCTATGTATGAAACAAAAAGGCTTTCAGCCTTTTTTGAACTAAGAACTAAGAGTGAATAA
- a CDS encoding septal ring factor EnvC (AmiA/AmiB activator) (product_source=COG4942; cath_funfam=1.20.5.170; cog=COG4942; smart=SM00338; superfamily=90257), with amino-acid sequence MKKALLLTTVLALVFTSCGKYSSEYKKLQAERDSIAAANAKVTSELDEVMLLFDEIEENFKSIKSAENYLSVQSSSTGELTPTVKERIQNDMKFITETLDKNRKQISDLEAKLKSSNLNSAQLSKTLNGLRLELEQKTMALVALKDELEQKNEQIASLSESVNTLSGDVQTLRTQSSLQQEMIKDQQNEINSVFYCFGTSKELKAQKILDGGQVGTDLNRNYFIKENKHTLKVVPLYAKKGKLISKHPDGSYEFGKDANGQEELRILDVNNFWSLTKYLVVQVNM; translated from the coding sequence ATGAAAAAGGCATTATTATTAACAACAGTATTAGCACTGGTATTTACATCGTGCGGAAAATACTCATCGGAGTATAAAAAACTCCAAGCCGAAAGAGATTCTATTGCTGCGGCTAATGCAAAAGTTACTTCAGAGTTAGATGAGGTGATGTTATTATTCGATGAAATCGAAGAAAACTTTAAGAGTATTAAGTCGGCAGAGAACTATCTTTCTGTTCAGTCGTCTTCAACTGGCGAATTAACTCCTACGGTTAAGGAGCGTATACAAAATGATATGAAGTTTATTACTGAAACTTTAGACAAAAACCGTAAACAAATATCCGACTTGGAAGCAAAACTTAAGTCGTCAAACCTTAATTCGGCTCAATTATCCAAAACATTAAATGGATTAAGATTAGAGTTGGAACAAAAAACAATGGCTTTGGTTGCATTGAAAGATGAATTAGAACAAAAGAACGAACAAATAGCTTCTCTTAGTGAAAGTGTGAATACTCTTTCTGGTGATGTTCAGACTCTTAGAACTCAATCGTCTTTACAACAAGAGATGATTAAAGACCAACAAAACGAAATTAATTCAGTCTTTTATTGTTTCGGAACTTCTAAAGAGCTTAAAGCTCAGAAAATATTAGATGGAGGTCAGGTTGGTACTGACTTAAATAGAAATTACTTTATAAAAGAAAATAAACATACTCTTAAGGTTGTTCCTTTATATGCTAAAAAGGGTAAGTTAATTTCTAAGCACCCCGACGGTTCTTATGAGTTTGGTAAAGATGCTAACGGACAAGAAGAACTTAGAATACTTGATGTAAATAATTTTTGGAGTCTAACAAAATACTTAGTAGTGCAGGTTAATATGTAA
- a CDS encoding 16S rRNA (cytidine1402-2'-O)-methyltransferase (product_source=KO:K07056; cath_funfam=3.40.1010.10; cog=COG0313; ko=KO:K07056; pfam=PF00590; superfamily=53790; tigrfam=TIGR00096), which yields MDNKLYLVPTPIGNLEDITFRAIRVLKEVDLILAEDTRTTGFLLKHFEIQNKMMSHHKFNEHQTSSNIVSRIKGGESIALVSDAGTPGISDPGFFLVRECIKEGVKVECLPGATAFVPALVMSGFPTDRFCFEGFLPQKKGRKTKLEELALEDRTIILYESPFRVLKTLEQLAEYFGEERQASASREISKLHEETVRGSLRELISHFSVNEIRGEFVLIIEGKEKEKKKKEYINQ from the coding sequence ATGGATAACAAACTCTATTTAGTGCCTACACCTATCGGAAATCTTGAAGATATTACCTTTAGAGCGATACGAGTATTGAAAGAAGTCGATTTGATTCTGGCTGAAGATACACGAACTACAGGATTTTTGCTCAAACATTTCGAGATTCAAAACAAAATGATGTCTCATCATAAGTTTAACGAACATCAAACGTCAAGTAATATTGTTTCTCGAATAAAAGGAGGTGAAAGTATAGCTCTTGTCTCTGATGCAGGAACTCCTGGTATATCAGACCCTGGTTTTTTTCTCGTGCGAGAATGTATTAAAGAGGGCGTAAAGGTTGAATGTTTGCCTGGTGCAACAGCTTTTGTTCCTGCGCTTGTTATGTCGGGGTTTCCTACTGATAGATTTTGTTTTGAGGGTTTTCTTCCACAAAAGAAAGGAAGAAAAACTAAATTAGAAGAACTTGCGTTAGAAGATAGAACCATTATTCTATACGAATCGCCATTTAGAGTTCTTAAAACTTTAGAACAACTGGCGGAGTATTTTGGAGAAGAAAGACAAGCCTCTGCTTCTCGAGAAATATCTAAATTACACGAAGAAACAGTTAGAGGAAGTCTTAGAGAATTAATTTCTCACTTCTCAGTGAACGAAATCAGAGGAGAGTTTGTTCTAATTATCGAGGGTAAAGAAAAAGAAAAAAAGAAGAAGGAATATATTAATCAATAA
- a CDS encoding hypothetical protein (product_source=Hypo-rule applied; cath_funfam=1.10.150.50,2.20.25.110; superfamily=48371,90250), protein MQYKTEIDECLKILHSLENAFECMLQEQVLPLSFFSESHDKIYKLKDQLNKLEEKQFREREEEKKRELEMLNQDNDLPEECMPPKEYVVETTIEEVLESIEELPKEEVSEEIAESSVEFLGDKIGKKLFATIQSSLTFNDKFRFQRDLFSGNSELMNETMNYLNNIESKTEALDYLKEYFSWDWESESVVAFKEILDKRFI, encoded by the coding sequence ATGCAATACAAAACAGAAATCGACGAATGTTTGAAAATCCTTCATTCTTTAGAGAATGCCTTTGAATGTATGCTTCAAGAACAAGTCTTACCTCTTTCCTTTTTTAGTGAAAGTCATGATAAAATCTACAAATTAAAGGACCAATTAAATAAACTGGAAGAAAAACAGTTTAGAGAAAGAGAAGAAGAGAAAAAGCGAGAGTTGGAAATGCTTAATCAAGACAACGATCTCCCCGAAGAGTGTATGCCTCCAAAGGAATATGTTGTTGAAACAACTATAGAAGAAGTTTTAGAATCAATAGAAGAGCTTCCGAAAGAAGAAGTTTCTGAAGAAATAGCAGAAAGTTCTGTAGAGTTTTTAGGCGATAAAATTGGTAAAAAGCTATTTGCGACTATACAGTCGTCGTTAACTTTTAATGATAAGTTCCGTTTTCAAAGAGATTTGTTTAGCGGAAATTCTGAGCTAATGAATGAAACAATGAATTATCTTAACAATATAGAGTCGAAGACTGAGGCTTTAGATTACCTTAAAGAATATTTCTCTTGGGATTGGGAGTCCGAATCGGTTGTTGCGTTCAAAGAAATATTAGACAAACGCTTTATTTAA
- a CDS encoding exodeoxyribonuclease-5 (product_source=KO:K01144; cath_funfam=3.40.50.300; cog=COG0507; ko=KO:K01144; pfam=PF13538,PF13604; smart=SM00382; superfamily=52540) translates to MITELFLEQIKNNFVFSPTKDQELAMNEISKFMFSHNDKSIFLLKGYAGTGKSSLLGALVKTMNSLQQKTVLLAPTGRAAKVFALYAGQPAYTIHKKIYRQKAFSNDYVDFTTADNLNKNTLFIVDEASMIANSGIDSISFGNGRLLDDLIHYVYSGEGCRMVLLGDSAQLPPVSQTESPALDDNILSGYGLDVTSVTLTQVVRQAEMSGILMNATNLRKAIELDKVFTFPKITISNYKDVKIVRGEEMVEAIEDAYSRDGMEETIVISRSNYASNLFNKGIRNQILWREEELSSGEMLMVVKNNYHWTEKIPELDFIANGDIMEIKRVGKEQQLYGFNFCDVTAYFPDYNVEMDLKIIKETLHSNSPALSKEESDKLFYSVLEDYADIPTKKGKLQKIKADPFFNAVQVKYAYAVTGHKAQGGQWKNVFLDLSYIPEEYLGLNFYRWLYTAFTRATENLYLLNPVEEIIPNNS, encoded by the coding sequence ATGATAACGGAGTTATTCTTAGAACAAATTAAAAACAACTTTGTCTTTAGCCCTACCAAAGACCAAGAACTTGCTATGAACGAAATAAGTAAATTTATGTTCTCGCACAACGATAAATCTATTTTCCTACTTAAAGGATATGCAGGTACGGGAAAGTCGTCGTTGTTAGGTGCGCTTGTAAAAACTATGAATAGCTTACAACAAAAAACTGTATTGCTTGCTCCTACAGGTAGAGCTGCTAAAGTTTTCGCTCTTTATGCAGGACAGCCAGCTTACACTATTCACAAGAAGATATATCGACAAAAAGCTTTTTCTAACGATTACGTTGATTTCACAACAGCAGATAACTTAAACAAAAACACCCTTTTTATTGTCGATGAGGCTTCGATGATAGCTAACTCAGGAATAGATTCTATAAGTTTTGGTAATGGAAGATTGCTTGACGACCTTATTCATTACGTTTACTCTGGCGAAGGTTGCCGTATGGTGCTGTTGGGCGATTCGGCTCAGTTACCTCCAGTGTCGCAAACAGAAAGTCCCGCTTTAGATGATAATATACTTTCGGGATATGGATTAGATGTAACTTCGGTTACTCTTACTCAGGTAGTGAGACAAGCCGAGATGTCGGGAATTTTAATGAATGCAACAAATCTCCGCAAAGCTATAGAGTTAGATAAAGTGTTTACTTTCCCTAAAATAACAATAAGCAACTATAAAGATGTAAAGATAGTAAGAGGAGAGGAGATGGTTGAAGCTATAGAAGATGCTTATAGTCGCGATGGAATGGAGGAAACTATTGTGATTTCTCGCTCAAACTATGCATCAAATCTATTTAATAAAGGAATTAGAAATCAAATCCTGTGGAGGGAAGAAGAGCTATCGTCTGGTGAAATGCTTATGGTGGTAAAAAATAATTATCATTGGACAGAAAAGATTCCAGAGTTAGATTTTATAGCAAATGGAGATATTATGGAAATAAAGAGAGTAGGGAAGGAGCAACAACTATATGGCTTCAACTTCTGCGATGTAACAGCATACTTTCCTGATTATAACGTTGAGATGGATTTGAAGATTATAAAAGAAACTCTACATTCTAATTCACCAGCTCTTTCAAAAGAAGAATCAGATAAACTATTTTATAGCGTTCTGGAAGACTATGCCGACATACCAACAAAAAAAGGAAAGCTTCAAAAGATTAAAGCCGACCCCTTTTTTAATGCAGTGCAAGTTAAATATGCCTATGCCGTTACAGGGCATAAAGCACAAGGTGGTCAGTGGAAGAATGTTTTCTTAGATCTTTCATATATACCTGAAGAATACCTTGGTCTGAACTTCTATCGTTGGCTTTATACCGCCTTTACTCGTGCCACTGAAAATCTTTACTTGCTTAATCCGGTGGAAGAAATTATTCCTAATAATTCCTAA
- a CDS encoding hypothetical protein (product_source=Hypo-rule applied; pfam=PF12864; superfamily=53067), producing the protein MKIELPDNINLDYLDKYILSILIDKQYSFSLYNKETQSVDFYYTLKSNKNNAFTDFQDLMFENEFFTSTFGKVYIINYSDRYTHIPEILFDEKDKESFMNFLFSDKLEKILSNTVNETGIVTLHSINENIYDFFHRSFVDFELTHYTVPIISYLQNIESSNSKQMFFNKSNTRLDVYCFFHNKLQLVNSFDCNSNNEAVYYLLLIWKQLKLDQMNDFLYSLSYNEEILEILKTYINKVETLEYHNDIDKNVPFEIQILWNT; encoded by the coding sequence ATGAAGATAGAACTTCCTGATAATATAAACTTAGATTATCTCGATAAATATATATTGTCGATATTAATCGATAAACAATATTCTTTTTCTTTATACAACAAAGAAACACAAAGCGTTGACTTTTACTATACTTTGAAATCTAATAAGAATAATGCTTTTACCGATTTTCAGGATTTAATGTTCGAAAATGAGTTCTTTACGTCGACCTTTGGTAAGGTTTATATCATAAACTATAGCGATAGGTACACTCATATTCCCGAAATACTTTTCGATGAGAAAGATAAAGAATCATTTATGAACTTTCTTTTTTCAGACAAGTTAGAAAAGATACTTTCAAATACAGTAAACGAGACAGGTATTGTTACGCTTCATTCTATTAATGAAAATATTTACGACTTCTTTCATCGTTCGTTTGTAGATTTTGAATTGACACATTATACAGTTCCTATTATTTCTTATCTACAAAACATAGAGAGTAGCAATAGCAAACAAATGTTTTTCAACAAATCCAACACCAGATTAGATGTATATTGCTTCTTTCATAATAAACTACAACTTGTAAATAGTTTCGATTGTAATTCAAACAACGAAGCTGTATATTATTTGTTATTAATATGGAAGCAATTAAAGTTAGATCAGATGAACGACTTTTTATATTCTCTATCTTACAATGAAGAAATACTTGAAATATTAAAGACTTATATCAACAAAGTTGAGACATTAGAATATCATAACGATATAGACAAAAACGTTCCTTTTGAAATACAAATATTATGGAATACATAA
- a CDS encoding ABC-type lipoprotein export system ATPase subunit (product_source=COG1136; cath_funfam=3.40.50.300; cog=COG1136; pfam=PF13304; smart=SM00382; superfamily=52540): MEYIKEIKLDNLWGSSRNIHWENLHPHVNILVGINGSGKTSLLNVLWGSINEDFRPLKKYKVNGITIETVNAEEETTTPLRILKKSNPYIAIGDTNFGTEFISTFDVIPSNKSKLDTPLTTELLDVIYTTGKGRNSFFDYRLKTSNFPERAAEINANIQWLYKLINKQFEATNKKIMIDVDSNKLVFKQNNDIIHLEELSSGEKQFLLIIFKVFLMEKKPFVLIMDEPEISLDIDWQFDLINIIHELNPNCQIIISTHSPSIFGDGWGDKVVYMEDITKI; this comes from the coding sequence ATGGAATACATAAAAGAAATTAAATTAGATAATCTGTGGGGGTCTTCTCGTAATATTCATTGGGAAAACTTACACCCGCACGTTAATATTTTAGTAGGAATTAATGGTTCGGGGAAAACTTCGTTACTTAATGTTTTATGGGGAAGTATTAATGAAGATTTTCGTCCTCTTAAAAAGTATAAAGTAAACGGCATTACCATAGAAACTGTTAATGCAGAAGAGGAAACAACTACTCCTCTTCGCATATTAAAAAAGAGTAATCCTTACATTGCTATAGGTGATACTAATTTTGGCACTGAGTTTATCAGCACTTTCGACGTTATTCCCTCCAATAAGTCAAAACTTGACACACCTCTTACTACAGAACTTTTAGATGTTATCTACACAACAGGCAAAGGCAGAAACTCTTTCTTCGATTATCGACTTAAAACAAGCAATTTCCCCGAAAGAGCAGCCGAAATAAACGCAAATATTCAGTGGCTTTATAAACTTATCAACAAACAATTTGAAGCTACTAATAAGAAAATAATGATTGATGTTGATTCTAACAAATTGGTATTTAAGCAGAACAACGACATAATACACCTCGAAGAACTATCGTCTGGAGAAAAACAATTCCTATTGATAATATTCAAAGTATTTTTAATGGAGAAAAAGCCTTTTGTTTTGATAATGGACGAACCTGAAATCTCTTTAGACATAGATTGGCAATTCGATTTAATAAATATAATTCACGAACTAAACCCTAATTGCCAGATAATAATATCAACACACTCGCCAAGCATATTCGGAGACGGCTGGGGCGATAAGGTTGTGTATATGGAAGATATTACTAAAATATGA
- a CDS encoding hypothetical protein (product_source=Hypo-rule applied; pfam=PF14491; superfamily=56371), with protein sequence MKVQSPHKIRHYKSLANYYKNLPIRQRRVKASVHLESGDDVHFWKTIFKHYFPKDNFHFITYSRSHSGNNATGSAQCLAYKDYLSKEFVVCIDSDYKYISGYPNIDINHFIFQTYTYSFENHNCYSAGLSDVCKASTGYDNNYYNFENFFVDYSNIIFDLFAWHIALYRRNHKAFPIKSFLEVITLQSGSNDIYNESKEFLYTINIKVQNKIRKLRKDYPSINIHKEKEHLYSLGIHDDNVYLFVRGHNIHALCVSIGRDVCKWILNEEKGKSYNSPDKISKLYNERRTFKSKIRNNILFEEYPEIQKIGEDMNYYKSLFNK encoded by the coding sequence ATGAAAGTTCAATCTCCACATAAAATACGACACTACAAATCTTTAGCAAATTACTATAAAAACCTTCCTATAAGACAGAGAAGGGTTAAGGCATCGGTGCACTTAGAGTCGGGAGATGACGTTCATTTTTGGAAAACAATATTCAAACATTATTTCCCAAAAGACAATTTTCACTTCATAACCTATTCGAGAAGTCATTCGGGCAACAATGCTACTGGTAGCGCACAATGCTTAGCTTACAAAGATTACCTAAGCAAAGAGTTTGTTGTGTGCATTGATAGCGATTATAAATACATTTCAGGATACCCTAACATCGACATAAATCATTTCATATTTCAAACTTATACTTATTCGTTCGAAAATCATAATTGTTACAGTGCCGGACTTTCAGATGTTTGTAAGGCTTCGACTGGATACGACAACAATTACTACAACTTTGAAAACTTTTTTGTTGATTATTCTAATATCATCTTCGACCTCTTTGCTTGGCATATAGCATTATACAGAAGAAATCATAAAGCATTCCCTATCAAATCTTTTCTGGAAGTTATAACTCTACAATCAGGTTCTAATGATATTTACAATGAATCAAAGGAATTTCTTTACACCATTAATATAAAGGTGCAAAATAAAATTAGAAAGCTCCGAAAAGATTATCCTTCAATAAATATTCATAAAGAAAAAGAGCATTTGTATTCTTTAGGTATCCACGACGACAATGTTTATCTTTTTGTGCGAGGACATAATATTCACGCTCTGTGTGTATCTATTGGCAGAGATGTTTGTAAGTGGATACTTAATGAAGAAAAAGGCAAGTCGTATAACTCTCCTGATAAAATTAGCAAGTTATACAATGAACGAAGAACTTTCAAAAGTAAGATAAGGAACAATATACTTTTTGAAGAATACCCCGAAATACAAAAGATTGGGGAAGATATGAACTATTACAAATCTTTATTTAATAAATAA
- a CDS encoding 16S rRNA (guanine966-N2)-methyltransferase (product_source=KO:K08316; cath_funfam=3.40.50.150; cog=COG0742; ko=KO:K08316; pfam=PF03602; superfamily=53335; tigrfam=TIGR00095), whose amino-acid sequence MRIVSGKYRSRRFDVPKSFKSRPTTDFAKENLFNVLNNMIDFEDTVALDLFSGTGSISFELLSRGCPSVTCVEKDSMHYSFIKKVKAELNDNNLTTIKADVFKFIESCNQKFDLIFADPPYALKELELIPNIILSKDILNPGGIFIMEHPKEYDFSSIDRFSQKRVYGAVNFSLFM is encoded by the coding sequence ATGCGTATTGTTAGCGGAAAATACAGAAGCAGACGCTTCGATGTGCCTAAGTCTTTTAAGTCTCGACCAACTACCGACTTTGCAAAAGAGAATCTATTTAATGTATTGAATAATATGATAGATTTTGAAGATACTGTTGCCTTAGATTTGTTTTCGGGTACAGGCAGTATAAGTTTTGAGTTATTATCTCGTGGCTGTCCTTCGGTTACTTGTGTGGAAAAAGATTCTATGCATTATTCATTCATTAAAAAAGTAAAAGCGGAACTTAACGACAACAACTTAACCACGATAAAAGCTGATGTTTTTAAGTTTATTGAATCGTGCAACCAAAAATTCGACCTTATCTTTGCCGACCCTCCTTATGCCTTAAAGGAATTAGAATTAATACCCAATATTATTCTATCAAAAGATATTCTTAACCCTGGCGGTATATTCATAATGGAGCACCCGAAGGAATACGACTTCTCAAGTATAGATCGATTTAGTCAGAAAAGGGTGTATGGTGCAGTAAACTTTAGCTTGTTTATGTAA
- a CDS encoding 1-acyl-sn-glycerol-3-phosphate acyltransferase (product_source=KO:K00655; cath_funfam=2.40.30.20; cog=COG0204; ko=KO:K00655; pfam=PF01553; smart=SM00563; superfamily=69593; tigrfam=TIGR00530; transmembrane_helix_parts=Inside_1_6,TMhelix_7_29,Outside_30_38,TMhelix_39_61,Inside_62_73,TMhelix_74_96,Outside_97_254): MKKIIILIYQLLVWLPLSVTATVITAITVSVGCLLGGERFFSYYPGVWWSRFICFISLCPVKVKGREKLKKQSYIFVANHQGAYDIFLIYGFLNYPIKWVMKQSLRKIPFVGKACELAGFIFVDSSSPQAAAKTVKEAEEKLKNGGASIVIFPEGSRTFTGEIGKFKKGAYQMAMDLKLPIVPITINGSFDVMKRGSFLLNPHKMELVMHDPILTDNLNVNNVRDVANNIRNLADLSRNEIDAGLWSKYKSKNN; this comes from the coding sequence ATGAAAAAGATTATCATTCTAATTTATCAGTTGTTAGTATGGCTTCCTCTCTCCGTTACAGCAACAGTAATAACGGCTATAACTGTAAGTGTTGGCTGTTTGTTAGGTGGCGAACGGTTCTTTAGTTATTATCCTGGCGTATGGTGGTCGCGTTTTATTTGTTTTATTTCTTTATGTCCTGTAAAAGTAAAAGGACGAGAAAAGTTAAAAAAACAATCATATATCTTTGTTGCTAATCACCAAGGAGCTTATGATATTTTCCTTATATATGGATTCTTGAATTATCCTATAAAATGGGTAATGAAGCAGAGTTTACGCAAAATCCCTTTTGTTGGAAAAGCGTGCGAACTGGCAGGTTTTATATTTGTAGATAGTTCTTCGCCACAAGCTGCAGCCAAAACAGTAAAAGAAGCCGAAGAAAAATTAAAAAACGGAGGAGCTTCTATAGTTATCTTCCCTGAAGGCTCAAGAACATTTACTGGAGAAATAGGTAAGTTTAAGAAAGGGGCTTACCAAATGGCTATGGACTTAAAGCTTCCGATAGTGCCAATTACTATAAATGGTTCGTTCGATGTTATGAAAAGAGGTTCGTTTTTACTTAATCCTCACAAAATGGAATTAGTTATGCACGACCCTATACTTACAGATAACTTAAATGTCAACAATGTAAGAGATGTAGCTAACAATATCCGAAATTTAGCAGACTTATCTCGAAATGAAATAGATGCAGGTCTGTGGAGTAAATACAAATCAAAAAACAATTAA
- a CDS encoding hypothetical protein (product_source=Hypo-rule applied; cath_funfam=1.10.10.60; superfamily=56925; transmembrane_helix_parts=Inside_1_55,TMhelix_56_78,Outside_79_416), with the protein MQVCGVNTNQKTIKIFLSTCNVFNISIIIVKDKDENHISELKNFMSMNKRNNITKWLVAGASIAACASLIWIIFPFVQQFFQSYNTIAKVENTSTPLEEATIISDEPSLIEQETESLIIAEAKKSISSKAVTVKAIREERETKEFIESQTAETEIKQENTQTENKKETPSLKESFNSHLSADYNLLSSLEKKTQKKTSFGVYTGSSTGELIASNEKSSDFVYYDASQLRNDIMENDGGQYNIPLTSDNFSNISHNIPLSFGLSFRKDLNQYISLETGLVYTYLYSKFRNKYPREELKQGLHYLGIPIKGVVNIYSDKSDWHIYFSAGIMMEKGLNAHYSYIYHDNNRNYSTSSNENIKGLQWSVNAALGFGYKLNNSYSIYFEPNINYYLDNNQPLNSRTQNPITIGVSAGLRYIW; encoded by the coding sequence ATGCAGGTCTGTGGAGTAAATACAAATCAAAAAACAATTAAAATATTTTTATCTACTTGCAACGTTTTTAATATTTCTATCATCATAGTTAAAGACAAGGATGAAAATCATATTTCCGAATTAAAAAACTTTATGAGTATGAACAAAAGAAACAACATTACGAAATGGTTAGTTGCGGGGGCTTCTATCGCTGCTTGCGCATCTTTAATTTGGATAATATTCCCTTTTGTTCAACAGTTTTTCCAGTCGTATAATACCATCGCCAAAGTCGAAAATACTTCAACTCCTTTAGAAGAAGCAACAATTATTAGTGATGAACCATCGCTAATAGAGCAAGAAACTGAGTCGTTGATAATAGCTGAAGCAAAAAAATCAATATCATCTAAAGCCGTTACAGTAAAAGCTATAAGAGAAGAAAGAGAAACAAAAGAATTTATAGAGTCTCAAACTGCCGAGACGGAAATTAAGCAAGAAAACACACAGACAGAAAATAAAAAAGAAACTCCATCATTAAAAGAGAGCTTTAATTCGCATTTATCTGCTGACTATAATTTATTATCATCGTTAGAGAAAAAGACACAAAAGAAAACCAGTTTTGGAGTATACACAGGCTCTTCTACAGGAGAGTTAATTGCCTCAAATGAAAAATCGTCTGATTTTGTTTACTACGATGCAAGTCAACTAAGAAACGACATAATGGAAAATGATGGCGGACAATATAATATACCTCTAACCTCTGATAACTTTTCAAACATATCTCACAATATTCCTTTGTCGTTTGGTTTAAGTTTTAGAAAAGACTTAAATCAATATATCTCTTTAGAGACTGGTTTGGTGTATACTTATCTGTATTCTAAATTCAGAAACAAATACCCGAGAGAAGAACTGAAACAAGGATTACATTATTTAGGCATTCCAATAAAAGGAGTTGTTAATATTTATTCTGATAAATCTGATTGGCATATCTATTTCTCCGCAGGTATTATGATGGAGAAAGGGTTAAACGCTCATTATTCTTATATTTATCACGACAACAACAGAAACTATTCTACCTCTTCTAACGAGAACATAAAAGGTTTGCAGTGGTCGGTAAATGCAGCTTTAGGATTCGGATATAAACTCAACAACAGTTACAGTATTTACTTCGAGCCTAACATCAACTATTACTTAGACAATAATCAGCCATTAAATTCAAGAACACAAAACCCCATAACAATAGGAGTTTCTGCTGGTCTTAGATATATCTGGTAG